The genomic stretch AGCTGACCGAGCTTGAGGCGCGGGTCAAAGCCCTGCTGCGCCGCAGTGTGCTCGGCGGCGAACGGCAGCAGCGTTGTGGGGTGCTGGCTTACGATCTGGATACCCGGCGCTTCACCCTCGGCGAAGAACTGCTGACGCTGACCTCCCGCGAGCAAGCGGTGCTTGAAGCGCTGATCGCGCGCCCGGGCCGGGTGATGAGCAAGGAGCAACTGGCGTCGCAAGTGTTCGGTCTCGACGAAGAGGCCAGCCCCGACGCCATCGAAATCTACGTGCATCGCCTGCGCAAGAAACTCGACGGCCATGCGGTGGCCATCGTGACCTTCCGCGGTCTTGGCTACTTGCTGGAAAGCCGTGATGCATAAGCCCAGCAGCCTGCGCTGGCGGTTGTTGTGGAACCTCGCGCTGTTGCTGGTGGTGTTGATGCTGGCCAGCGGCCTGAGCGCTTACTGGAACGGACGCGAAGCCGCCGACACTGCTTATGACCGCACCTTGCTGGCGTCGGCGCGGACCATCGCCGCTGGCCTCTCGCAGCGAGACGGCAGCCTCAGTGCCGACGTCCCTTATGTGGCACTCGACACCTTCGCCTACGACAGCGCGGGGCGCATCTATTACCAGGTCAACGACATCCATCAGAAGCTGATTTCCGGTTACGAAAACCTGCCAGGCCCACCACCGGGAACACCGAGAACCGACAGCTACCCGGCGCTCGCGCGTTTTTACAACGCCACGTATCAGGGGCAGAACGTGCGCGTCGTCAGTCTGTTGAAAGCCGTGACCGAGCCGAACATGAACGGCATGGCGGAAATCCGTGTCGCCGAAACCGACGAAGCACGCGTCAGCATGGCCCGCAGTCTGGCGGCCGACACCTTGCTGCGATTGGGCATGTTGGCGATTGGCGCATTGTTGCTGGTGTGGTTTGCGGTCAGCGCGGCGTTGCGTCCGATCGAGCGTTTGCGCACCGCGGTCGAAGAGCGTCAGCCCGACGATCTGCGGCCCTTGCCGTTGGTGGAGGTGCAGCACGAATTGTGGCCGTTGGTGCGGGCGCTCAATCACTTCACCGAGCGCTTGCGCGGGCAGTTCGAGCGTCAGGCGCAATTCATCGCCGATGCGGCCCACGAACTGCGCACGCCGCTGGCGGCGCTCAAGGCGCGACTTGAGTTGGGCCTGCGCTCAAACGAGCCGCAGACCTGGCGCGACACGCTGGAATCATCGGCGCAAAGCACGGATCGCCTGACCCATCTGGCCAACCAATTGCTATCACTGGCACGGGTGGAGAACGGCGCCAGGGCGATTGCCGAAGGCGGCGCGCAGTTGCTTGATCTGAGCCAATTGGCCCGGGAGCTGGGCATGGCCATGGCGCCGCTGGCCCATGCTCGCGGCGTGGCGTTGGCGCTGGAAGCGGACGAACCGGTCTGGCTGCGCGGCGAGCCGACATTGCTCAACGAACTGTTGAGCAATCTGGTGGACAACGCGCTGGCGCACACGCCGTCGGGCGGTAACGTGATCTTGCGGGTGCTGTCGCCGGCAGTGCTGGAGGTTGAAGACGACGGCCCGGGCATTCCGCAGGATGAGCGTGACCGGGTGTTCGAGCGTTTCTACCGTCGCAACCAGCAGGTTGCCGGTTCCGGGCTGGGGCTGGCGATTGTCGGGGAAATCTGCCGCGCGCATCTGGCGCAGATCACGCTGCACGATGGCGAGCAGGCGGGGTTGAAGGTGCGGGTGAGCTTTATTGCCGGCTAAGGATCAGTAAAACATCGACCGCGATTCTTCCAGGTCGGCACACAGCACTTTGTTGTCCGGATCGATCCCCAGTTTGCGGAAGGCCGGCACACTGAAAGGGTCGATGCGGGCGAGGGGATGGTCAGTGTCCTTGTG from Pseudomonas allokribbensis encodes the following:
- a CDS encoding response regulator, whose translation is MRVLLVEDHLPLAESVAQALKSTGLTVDVLHDGVAADLALGSEEYAMAILDVGLPRMDGFEVLARLRARGKNLPVLMLTARSDVKDRVHGLNLGADDYLAKPFELTELEARVKALLRRSVLGGERQQRCGVLAYDLDTRRFTLGEELLTLTSREQAVLEALIARPGRVMSKEQLASQVFGLDEEASPDAIEIYVHRLRKKLDGHAVAIVTFRGLGYLLESRDA
- a CDS encoding sensor histidine kinase, yielding MHKPSSLRWRLLWNLALLLVVLMLASGLSAYWNGREAADTAYDRTLLASARTIAAGLSQRDGSLSADVPYVALDTFAYDSAGRIYYQVNDIHQKLISGYENLPGPPPGTPRTDSYPALARFYNATYQGQNVRVVSLLKAVTEPNMNGMAEIRVAETDEARVSMARSLAADTLLRLGMLAIGALLLVWFAVSAALRPIERLRTAVEERQPDDLRPLPLVEVQHELWPLVRALNHFTERLRGQFERQAQFIADAAHELRTPLAALKARLELGLRSNEPQTWRDTLESSAQSTDRLTHLANQLLSLARVENGARAIAEGGAQLLDLSQLARELGMAMAPLAHARGVALALEADEPVWLRGEPTLLNELLSNLVDNALAHTPSGGNVILRVLSPAVLEVEDDGPGIPQDERDRVFERFYRRNQQVAGSGLGLAIVGEICRAHLAQITLHDGEQAGLKVRVSFIAG